A region of the Streptococcus oralis Uo5 genome:
AAAAGGGGTAGCAACTATATTTTACAAACCAGGAGCTTGTCCAAGTTCTGCTGCAAGCATCCAAACTGTTTTCTCAAGTTCAGCCTTAGCACCAACAAAGATATCGTTTGTAACATCATCGCCTTCTTCATCAGTCACATCCAAAGCTTTTTGGAAAAGAGCGATGAGGTAGCGATAAATCGCTAGAACACGTTCCAAGCTTTCTTCAACGTTACGGAATTCTCCTTCTTCTTCTTCGATTTCACTGTGTTGAAGGAATTCTGTCAAAGTTGAGTAAGGTTTGCCGCCAAGGGTGATCAAACGTTCGCTGATTTCGTCAAGATAGCCATCAAGGCTGTCCATGTATTCATCCATTTTTGGATGCCATACGAGGAAACCACGACCACGCATATACCAGTGAACTTGGTGAAGGGCAATGTGAGCCACATACAAGTCCGCTACTGCTTGGTTCAATACTTCCTTTGTTTTTGCCAATGCTACTGGCGCTGTTTTAGATAATGTTGTTACGTCTTTTACTGCTTCTTTTTTCAATTCAACCATATTTCTTACCTCTTTTCATTTTTTTATAACTACTTCACAGTAGCTATAATACAAGTATACTACTACCAGAAAATGATATCAAGGAAAATGTACTATCTGAGAAAAGTTGCAATAGACTGATAATTTAAGAAAAATATACAGAATTTTTTAAAAAAAAGACAGTCTTAGAAGACTGTCTGGAATAACTGAGATTATTTTACAAAATCAAGCAATGCCAAGAAGCTTTCAGCTTCAAGTGACGCACCACCAACAAGGGCACCGTCAACGTCTGGGCAAGCCATGTATGAAGCAACATTTTCAGGTTTAACAGAACCACCGTATTGAACACGAACTTTGTCCGCAACTTCTTGACCAAAGTCAGCTGCTACAACGTCACGAACAACTTTACACATTTTTTGTGCATCGTCTTGTGAAGCTGATTTACCAGTACCGATAGCCCAGATTGGCTCATAAGCGATAACTGATGCAGCAACTTGTTCAGCTGTCAATCCAGCCAATGCAGCAGATACTTGGGCACCTACGAATTCAGCAGCTTTACCAGCTTCGTAAGTTTCAAGTGATTCACCACAACAGATGATTGGAAGCATACCGTTTGCAAAGATTGCTTTTGCTTTTTTATTGATATCTTCGTCAGTTTCATGGAAGTAGTCACGAC
Encoded here:
- a CDS encoding Dps family protein translates to MVELKKEAVKDVTTLSKTAPVALAKTKEVLNQAVADLYVAHIALHQVHWYMRGRGFLVWHPKMDEYMDSLDGYLDEISERLITLGGKPYSTLTEFLQHSEIEEEEGEFRNVEESLERVLAIYRYLIALFQKALDVTDEEGDDVTNDIFVGAKAELEKTVWMLAAELGQAPGL
- the tpiA gene encoding triose-phosphate isomerase, whose amino-acid sequence is MSRKPFIAGNWKMNKNPEEAKAFVEAVASKLPSSDLVEAGIAAPAVDLTAVLAAAKGSNLKVAAQNCYFENAGAFTGETSPQVLKEIGTDYVVIGHSERRDYFHETDEDINKKAKAIFANGMLPIICCGESLETYEAGKAAEFVGAQVSAALAGLTAEQVAASVIAYEPIWAIGTGKSASQDDAQKMCKVVRDVVAADFGQEVADKVRVQYGGSVKPENVASYMACPDVDGALVGGASLEAESFLALLDFVK